CCTGACCACCAAAGCGATCGCGCACATGAATTCGGGACGAGACATTGCGACCCCCCGTGCGCAGACGGAAAACTAGACGATGGTAAAAGTTATCCTCTACGTCTTTGGACTCACCATTGCCGTCGCGATTGCTGTCTGGCTTGCAAACCAGCCAGGCAACGTCACATTGGACTGGTTGGGATGGCGTATTAACACCTCGGTTGCCGTTCTGTTTGTGATGATTATTGCTCTACTGATTATTGGGGCCTTTCTCATTCGCGCATGGAGTGTTTTAGTAGGCGCGGGAAGAGCATTCAAAGACTCGCGCAAAGATAAACGCCTCAACCGTGGTCTTGCGGCTTTAGCCGCAGGGTTTGCAGCGGTCAGAGGAGAGGATAAAGCCAGCGCCCAAAAAGCTGCTCGAGACGCTTCGGCGGCTTTAGGAGAACATCAAGCTGTGCGTCTTCTCGAAGAGCAAACAGCCTTGATGATCGGTGACTCCAATCGAGCCTCGTCGGAGGCGCGGGAATTATTGACCGACCCCATCACTGAACTTGCTGCGTTACGTGATCTTACAGAGACGGCAAAAGCTTCAGGGGATTTTGAGGGCGCTCTAAGCCAAGCACAGCGGGCTTTAAGCCGAAAAAACCCGCCGCGCTGGGCCGTTAAATCCGTGCTTGATCTTCAAATTGCGCTGGCGCGCTGGCAAGAAGCCGCGGCAACTGCAGAACGCAAAGACCTAGATAGCGTCTTCTCTATCGCAGATGTACCGCGTCTTAAGGCCGCCATTTACACCCACGCTTCTGCTGCGGCGCTTGCCAACCAAGACTTTAACTTGGCGATTAAGTTGGCGCGTCAGGCCCTGACCGCAGATGCTATCCATTCGCCCGCCGCTACCGTCCTTGCGCGCGCTCTGAATGCGACTGGCAAAGGTAAAAAAGCTGCGGCAGAACTCGAAAAGTCTTGGGCGCTTAGCCCACACCCTTCAATGCTTGCGGCATACATAGAATTAGCCCCCGGAGAATCGGCCCTGGCGCGGGCCAGCCGCGTTGAAGCTCTGGTTTCAGGCAACGCAGAGCACCCTGAAAGCCGTCTGGCTAAGGCTGAAAGCTCATTTAAGGCAGAGCTTTGGGGCCAGGCGCGCAGTCGACTTGAGCCGCTTTTAGATCAAACAACGTCTGCGCCTTATCGGTCACGTGCTGCAGCCCTCATGGCTCAGGTTGAGCTCGGCGAAAACGGTGACACAAAGGCCGCTACAAAATATTTGGTCTTAGCGCTTGAATCAAAACCCGGAAAAAACGACGTACAACCACCGGCCAGCGCAGCAGACCTTTTGTCGCCATCTTATTAACCAGGCTCTTAGCCTCTAGACATCATCGAGCGGGGCAACACGCTATCACTCAGAACGGGGTAGCGGCCACGCGGGCTAAACAATTGATAGTGCCACCACTCATTTCGAAAAAAGTCCCATCCTGCTGCTGTCATAAGGCCCAGCAGAACCGCACGGTTGCGTTGGGCTGTGACTGAAATATTCAAGCTGCCGTGATGTGACTTAAGCGTGAAGTCATCAAAAGGTGTGCCCATATCCAACTCCGTGCCGTTCTGGTCAACAAGCGTCAGATCTATGGCCGCGCCCATGGAGTGCGGTGACCCACGACGAGGGTCTGCTAAAAAATCTGGATCAGGCGTATGCTTCCATAAAAGCCACTGTGCTTCAGACGGGCGAAACGCATCGAATATTTTCAACCTCAGTCCAAGTGGCTTCGCCAAATCAATAGCGTTGGCCAAGAGTTCAGCCGCATCTGCGTGCAGATAGCAGCCCGCACGAGCATAGATTTCTCGGCCTGTGAAGTTTTTCGGCGTTGCGTAAGCGATATCAAGATCGACATCGAAGTGAGGGGGCGTGATTTCAACGAGCATGGGGCACTATTCTGTGGATTGGCGAATGGCACATATTACCCTATTTTCCCTCAACACATGACTTAGAGGAACGATCTATGCGGGTTTTAGCCTTTGATACGTCCATGTCAGCGTGTTCTGTTGCCGTCTGGCAAGACAACGAAGTGCTTTCAGAAACCACCAAGATGATGGTGCATGGGCAAGCTGAAGCGCTTCTGCCCGCGATTGAGCATGCCTTAAAGGTAAGCGCCATAACGTATGCCGACTTAGATCGGGTGGCCGTGACTATAGGTCCCGGTTCATTTACTGGCGTGCGGGTCGGTTTGGCGACCGCGCGCGGATTAGGGGCTGGCACAGGCATCCCTGTTATTGGCATCCGAACAACTGAGGTTATCGCAGCACAAGCCCGGCAAGGAACAAACAAAGCAATCGCTGTGGTGATTGATGCGCGGCGGGCAGAAGTTTACCTGCATTGTTTTCATAATAACGGCCAGCAAATTATGAGCCCGGCCTGCTTGCTCCCCGAAGATGCAGCGGCGCAGCTAGAGCGCGACAACTGGATGATCGCTGGTGACGCTGCAAAACTCGTTTCAAGCCACATGAAACAACATCACGACATCGCTGATGTAAAGAGTGTAAACGTTGTGACCCTGGCCGCCATGGCCGCAGATCGGGCAGCTCCAGAAGTCGGACCACGTCCAGTTTATATCCGACCACCAGACGCCGTTATACCTCGCAACGGCGGGCAACTCAGACCATGAGTAAGGCGGCCTTCCTGGCAAATGCCAGATTATGATCCCTCATTTAATCTCTATTGATTATAATCATGTTGAAGTGTTGGCCGCGCTTCACCACGACGCGTTTGACATGCCATGGCGAAAAGACTCTTTTGCCGATTTGTTGAAGCATCCTGGGACCTATGGGTGGATCGTCTGCGACAAAAACCCACTTGGGTTCATTCTCTGCCGCGGCGTTGCTGATGAATCTGAAATCCTCACCCTGGCCGTTGCAAAAACAAACCGGCACTTAGGCTTGGGCACATGCCTTCTGGCTGCGACGATAGACAGAGAACAGGCACAAGGATCGGCAGGTATGCATTTGGAAGTTGCTGCCGATAATACCGCCGCACGGGCACTCTACGAAAAAGCTGGGTTTCACATTTCAGGAAAACGCAAAGGGTATTACGCAAGAAACGGCGATGCAGTTGATGCTATTCTGATGTATAAATCATTTAATAGGGATTAGAAACTGACAACATTCAATAACTCAAGCCTTTATTGAAAAATGTTTTTTGATGTATGAAATCTAATATTTTTTATTTATTACAATAAAAGTAGAAAAATCACTTTTTTACTTATTGATCTATATATTTGGGACTTTTATACATCACTTTCTGAAAATCTATTGAAAGGCATAACCTCATAATGACAGCAACGCGCGCGTCAACAGATTCGGACGTTCTGGCTTGGACAAGTGAGATCGTAGCCGCTTACGTGGCCAATAACACCGTTGCACAAGATGACCTTGCAGGACTCATTAAGAACGTGCACGCAACTCTCGCAAGTATCGGCTCAAATATCGAAAACCCAGCCCTTCCAGAACCAGCTGTGAGTATAAAAAAGTCGATCACTCCAGATTACATCGTCTGCCTGGAAGATGGAAAAAAGCTCAAGATGCTCAAACGTCATCTCAATACAGCGTATGGAATGTCTCCTGAGGATTACCGGCAACGATGGGGGCTTGCGCCAGACTACCCAATGGTGGCCCCAAATTATGCTAAACATCGGTCATCATTGGCTAAGAAAATAGGTCTGGGCACGAATCCTGAGGCCAAAAAAGGAAAGGCTAGGAAATAACCTCGCAGAAAATCCGTAAATAACTGTCGAGCTTTTCTTTTCACCGAACAGCCTTGTGGTTAGACTGCACTTGGGCAACCGGTAAAGTAGCCTTGAAAGCGAATTGTCGATGCCTACTTACAAAGAGACCCTTAAACGCGCGCTCAAATTATGAACACTGAAACCTCAGCTATAGAACTTCGATGCGTCGAGCAGGGCATGAAAATGACCGAGCAGCGGCGTGTCATCGCGCGCATTTTATCCGCAGCCGACGACCATCCCGACGTTGAGGAGGTCCATCGCCGCTCCGCCGAAGAAGATTCAAGAATTAGCATTGCAACCGTCTATCGCACCATGCGCCTGTTTGAAGAAGCTGGCATAGTCGCCAGGCATGATTTTGGTGATGGGCGGGCGCGTTATGAAGAATCGCCATCCACTCATCATGATCACCTGATCGATATTAGATCAGGAGATGTCATTGAGTTTCGCAATGAAGAGATTGAGCGACTGCAAAAAGAAGTCGCTAAAAAGCATGGCTATAAATTGGTCAATCATCGCCTTGAACTTTATGCTGTGCCTGACGATACAACAGAAACGTCTTAGAGCTTACAAACTGGCTGACATCGAAAATGCCAGAGACACGAAACCGTCATATCTTCTGTCGAAAAACGTCACGCGACATAACTTAGTGTGTTCTGGTATATTACTTATTAGATAAGGTCTTCTTCATCCTGACCAGACGAGTACCAAATGGGCGTATTTAAGCCTGTCATCTCTGGAAACCAAATTATTCGATTGGCCGCGAGCCGTTCTGAAATCGAAGCCGCACAGCGTTTGCGATATCGCGTTTTCTATGAAGAAATGGGTGCCCACCCCATGCCAGAAATGGCAGCGCGTGGATCAGACTTCGATAGATTTGATGATGTATGCGACCACCTGATTGTTATTGATCGCAGCAATCCCCATGAGTCCAACGTCGTTGGTACATACCGGTTTATGCGACGGAGCCATGCAGATGCTGCAGGCGGATTTTATTCCGCCGATGAGTATGATTTATCTCCGCTGAGATCCAACGGTGGTGAAATTATGGAGTTGGGTCGCAGTTGCGTTGAGCCCTCATTTAGAACGCGGCACACCATGCAACTGCTTTGGCGCGGTATTGCCGAATATATTGTGACGCATGATATTGATCTGATGTTTGGTTGCGCGAGTTTTCCGGGGACAGATATATCAGCAATAGCGGAGCCCTTGTCTTATCTTTACCACAATCATCTTGCGCCTGATGACTTAAGGCCCAGAGCCGTTGAGAGACGCTATTGTTCTCTTAAGCAAACATCGGTTGATCTTATTGACCCTAAAAAAGCCCTTGCCCAGCTGCCGCCTTTGATAAAAGGCTATTTGCGTTTAGGGGCGTTTGTTGGTGATGGCGCAGTGATAGACCATCAATTCAACACGACAGATGTTTGCATCGTTGTGCAGACAGACCGGATCGCAGACAGATACGCGAACCACTACGCCCTCGACAGTCGCACCCAAGAGTCTGTGCTCAGGAAAGCTTCTTGACCGCTGCTGCGATTACGTTGCCAACCGCTGGGGGCGGAAAACTGCTCGCTATCTCAAGAATGATCGCTTTTGTACCTTGGACATTAGGAGCTCTGATCGCTCGCCTTATCGTCTGGCCCCTTGGCATACAAACCGCCCCACTGCGCGTCGCATACTATCGCGGATTGTGCAAAATTCTCGGAATTGAAGTTATTACCCACGGATTGCCACAAACCCAGCGGCCATTGCTGATCGCCAGCAATCACATCTCTTACCTCGATATCATCGCCTACGGTGCGGTCGCTGAACTAGAATTCGTTTCAAAAGCAGAAGTGGCACAGTGGCCTGTGATTGGCGGCTTGGCTAAATTGGCGGATACAGTGTTTATTGATCGGCGGCGGAGCAAGGCCCTTGCAGCGCGTCAAGACATGGCACACCGGCTAAAGGCAGATCGCATGTTATTGTTTTTTCCAGAGGCAACATCTGGTGACGGGAATAGGCCGCTGCCCTTTAAGAGCGCCTTATTTACCGTCGCTGACGCCATGAATGGCGAAAAAAAGGTTATGATTCAACCTTCTGCCATTGCCTA
This genomic stretch from Rhodospirillaceae bacterium harbors:
- a CDS encoding heme biosynthesis HemY N-terminal domain-containing protein, translating into MVKVILYVFGLTIAVAIAVWLANQPGNVTLDWLGWRINTSVAVLFVMIIALLIIGAFLIRAWSVLVGAGRAFKDSRKDKRLNRGLAALAAGFAAVRGEDKASAQKAARDASAALGEHQAVRLLEEQTALMIGDSNRASSEARELLTDPITELAALRDLTETAKASGDFEGALSQAQRALSRKNPPRWAVKSVLDLQIALARWQEAAATAERKDLDSVFSIADVPRLKAAIYTHASAAALANQDFNLAIKLARQALTADAIHSPAATVLARALNATGKGKKAAAELEKSWALSPHPSMLAAYIELAPGESALARASRVEALVSGNAEHPESRLAKAESSFKAELWGQARSRLEPLLDQTTSAPYRSRAAALMAQVELGENGDTKAATKYLVLALESKPGKNDVQPPASAADLLSPSY
- the ddpX gene encoding D-alanyl-D-alanine dipeptidase, which translates into the protein MLVEITPPHFDVDLDIAYATPKNFTGREIYARAGCYLHADAAELLANAIDLAKPLGLRLKIFDAFRPSEAQWLLWKHTPDPDFLADPRRGSPHSMGAAIDLTLVDQNGTELDMGTPFDDFTLKSHHGSLNISVTAQRNRAVLLGLMTAAGWDFFRNEWWHYQLFSPRGRYPVLSDSVLPRSMMSRG
- the tsaB gene encoding tRNA (adenosine(37)-N6)-threonylcarbamoyltransferase complex dimerization subunit type 1 TsaB, producing the protein MRVLAFDTSMSACSVAVWQDNEVLSETTKMMVHGQAEALLPAIEHALKVSAITYADLDRVAVTIGPGSFTGVRVGLATARGLGAGTGIPVIGIRTTEVIAAQARQGTNKAIAVVIDARRAEVYLHCFHNNGQQIMSPACLLPEDAAAQLERDNWMIAGDAAKLVSSHMKQHHDIADVKSVNVVTLAAMAADRAAPEVGPRPVYIRPPDAVIPRNGGQLRP
- the rimI gene encoding ribosomal protein S18-alanine N-acetyltransferase, which codes for MIPHLISIDYNHVEVLAALHHDAFDMPWRKDSFADLLKHPGTYGWIVCDKNPLGFILCRGVADESEILTLAVAKTNRHLGLGTCLLAATIDREQAQGSAGMHLEVAADNTAARALYEKAGFHISGKRKGYYARNGDAVDAILMYKSFNRD
- a CDS encoding MucR family transcriptional regulator, with protein sequence MTATRASTDSDVLAWTSEIVAAYVANNTVAQDDLAGLIKNVHATLASIGSNIENPALPEPAVSIKKSITPDYIVCLEDGKKLKMLKRHLNTAYGMSPEDYRQRWGLAPDYPMVAPNYAKHRSSLAKKIGLGTNPEAKKGKARK
- a CDS encoding Fur family transcriptional regulator, whose translation is MNTETSAIELRCVEQGMKMTEQRRVIARILSAADDHPDVEEVHRRSAEEDSRISIATVYRTMRLFEEAGIVARHDFGDGRARYEESPSTHHDHLIDIRSGDVIEFRNEEIERLQKEVAKKHGYKLVNHRLELYAVPDDTTETS
- a CDS encoding GNAT family N-acyltransferase; the protein is MGVFKPVISGNQIIRLAASRSEIEAAQRLRYRVFYEEMGAHPMPEMAARGSDFDRFDDVCDHLIVIDRSNPHESNVVGTYRFMRRSHADAAGGFYSADEYDLSPLRSNGGEIMELGRSCVEPSFRTRHTMQLLWRGIAEYIVTHDIDLMFGCASFPGTDISAIAEPLSYLYHNHLAPDDLRPRAVERRYCSLKQTSVDLIDPKKALAQLPPLIKGYLRLGAFVGDGAVIDHQFNTTDVCIVVQTDRIADRYANHYALDSRTQESVLRKAS
- a CDS encoding lysophospholipid acyltransferase family protein, which codes for MTAAAITLPTAGGGKLLAISRMIAFVPWTLGALIARLIVWPLGIQTAPLRVAYYRGLCKILGIEVITHGLPQTQRPLLIASNHISYLDIIAYGAVAELEFVSKAEVAQWPVIGGLAKLADTVFIDRRRSKALAARQDMAHRLKADRMLLFFPEATSGDGNRPLPFKSALFTVADAMNGEKKVMIQPSAIAYTRLNGLPTGVGWRSFFAWYGDMSLSSHVWRFLQLGRTTIEIAFLPPLLMSENMDRRSIAQTTELAVRSGFARLVSGRPLA